The genome window ATGAGACTAGTCTACATATAACTGCAACAACATTGTAGACAAGTATACAGGACACAGGCTATCTGTGGATTAAGGTCCATTTCAGAAAATCAAATATTCCTGGTGAATCACGGCCAATCACATCTGTCAGTGGGATGGCGGTGGTATGTACAGGTCTAGGACACTCCATCCCCATAACTTGGTTCAGCCCCTGTCCCAGTTCCTATCCCATCCCCTGGTCCTTTCCCTGGTTCGGCTCCTGTTCCCCAGGGGAGCCACAGATGACAGCCCTGCAGCGAAGAAACTCTTCCTCCAGCCGACGAATGGAGTCCCCCAGATCAGGACTGGTTCGCTGCACCACCATGTCATAGGCCATCCACGTCAGCTGTACTGGGAAACCACAGGGGAGATGAGGGATGGGGCAGTTGGTGTCAGTATTG of Salvelinus alpinus chromosome 4, SLU_Salpinus.1, whole genome shotgun sequence contains these proteins:
- the syce3 gene encoding synaptonemal complex central element protein 3, encoding MAASPSSCDHQEDWGEEMMEMNKDLERMIEDVENISVQLTWMAYDMVVQRTSPDLGDSIRRLEEEFLRCRAVICGSPGEQEPNQGKDQGMG